Proteins from a genomic interval of Desulfitibacter alkalitolerans DSM 16504:
- the galE gene encoding UDP-glucose 4-epimerase GalE encodes MKVLVTGGAGYIGSHVVRALQRLNMEVVVLDSLELGHKAAVQGSNLVVGNLADKNLLSSLFVDGRFDAVMHFAAYSQVGESMLFPEKYYHNNVAGTLNLLEAMLQHNVKKLVFSSTAAVYGETAESPIIEDFPAVPANVYGKTKLIIEAILKDYDRAYGLKFMSLRYFNAAGADFSGHIGEDHTPETHLIPLAIQAALGQKNSIKVFGTDYDTPDGTCIRDYIHVNDLADAHVLALQALVSGADSNIYNLGTGRGYSVLEVIDKTMKASGVSFLVEFSERRKGDPAILVADSNKINKELGFNLKYSDLDTIIKTAWKWHSNNPKGFRK; translated from the coding sequence GTGAAGGTATTAGTTACCGGGGGGGCAGGGTATATTGGCAGCCATGTTGTGAGAGCTCTCCAAAGGCTGAATATGGAAGTGGTTGTATTAGACAGTTTAGAACTGGGGCATAAAGCTGCAGTCCAGGGATCTAACTTGGTAGTTGGTAACCTGGCTGATAAAAATTTGTTGTCTTCATTATTTGTCGATGGAAGATTTGATGCTGTAATGCATTTTGCAGCCTATAGTCAGGTAGGGGAATCTATGCTTTTCCCTGAAAAATACTATCACAACAATGTTGCTGGCACATTAAATTTATTAGAAGCAATGCTCCAACACAATGTGAAAAAGCTTGTATTCTCATCTACTGCGGCTGTATATGGTGAAACTGCTGAATCACCCATAATAGAAGACTTTCCTGCCGTACCTGCAAATGTTTACGGCAAAACCAAGCTCATAATTGAAGCAATACTGAAGGATTATGATAGGGCATATGGATTAAAATTTATGTCCCTTAGATATTTTAATGCAGCTGGAGCCGATTTTTCTGGACATATAGGGGAGGATCATACTCCAGAGACACATCTTATACCCCTTGCAATACAAGCTGCCCTTGGCCAGAAAAACAGCATTAAGGTTTTTGGAACTGATTATGATACTCCTGATGGAACATGCATCAGGGACTATATCCACGTTAATGACCTGGCTGATGCCCATGTTTTAGCTTTGCAGGCATTAGTAAGTGGTGCTGATAGCAATATTTATAATCTTGGTACAGGTAGGGGATATAGTGTTCTGGAAGTAATTGACAAAACAATGAAAGCTTCAGGTGTGAGTTTTTTGGTGGAGTTCTCTGAAAGAAGAAAAGGAGACCCAGCTATTCTAGTTGCAGACTCAAACAAGATTAATAAAGAACTTGGCTTTAACCTTAAATATAGCGACTTGGATACGATTATTAAAACAGCCTGGAAATGGCACAGTAATAACCCAAAGGGATTTAGAAAGTAA
- a CDS encoding undecaprenyl-phosphate glucose phosphotransferase → MIKENQAILNRIQILIDILAIILAMVAAYYIRFADYQEGVYLTLDYYIRALFVIIPLYLFLYSLFGLYLPHRTKSRTEEALNIIKVNIIGIILLISGMFVIKEIDYSRIVLVLFVCFSIAFTIGERLLVRMTLRYYRKKGFNLKHILVIGAGDLGQEFVKKVKNNKELGYNVIGFIDDKKSIGRNVKGVPVLGRLHELEEILDKYKADEIVVTLPLKEYDSLKEIIQIGEKIGVKVKIVPDYLKYIPARPHADEIDGMPLIHTRYIPLDNIANRFVKRLTDIVLATFFIIVTSPVMITVAILIKLSSPGPVIFRQERVGVNNKNFVMYKFRSMKVQTDEESDTVWTTKDDPRKTRIGDFIRKTSLDELPQFFNVLFGTMSMIGPRPERPYFVEQFKEKIPKYMIKHQVRPGITGWAQVNGWRGDTSIEERIKCDIYYIENWSLALDIKIIIMTVFKGLINKNAY, encoded by the coding sequence ATGATCAAAGAAAATCAAGCTATCCTCAATAGGATACAAATTTTGATAGATATATTAGCAATAATATTGGCCATGGTGGCTGCATATTATATAAGATTTGCAGATTACCAGGAAGGGGTTTATCTTACCTTAGACTATTATATTAGAGCATTATTTGTTATTATACCCTTATATCTTTTTTTATACAGTTTATTTGGTCTATATTTACCTCATAGAACCAAGAGCAGAACGGAAGAGGCTCTTAATATTATTAAAGTGAATATCATTGGCATAATTCTGCTTATAAGCGGTATGTTTGTCATTAAAGAAATTGACTATTCAAGGATTGTGCTGGTATTGTTTGTGTGTTTTTCCATTGCTTTTACCATTGGTGAAAGACTCCTAGTTAGGATGACCCTTAGGTACTATCGTAAAAAGGGCTTTAATCTTAAACACATACTTGTCATTGGCGCTGGTGATCTAGGGCAGGAGTTTGTTAAAAAGGTCAAAAATAATAAAGAGCTTGGCTATAATGTCATAGGATTTATAGACGATAAAAAGTCTATTGGGAGAAATGTCAAGGGAGTACCTGTGCTAGGCAGGCTGCATGAATTAGAGGAGATTTTGGATAAGTATAAGGCTGATGAAATTGTTGTAACATTGCCTTTAAAAGAATATGACAGCCTCAAGGAAATTATTCAAATAGGTGAAAAAATCGGAGTTAAGGTTAAAATTGTTCCTGATTATTTAAAATATATTCCAGCAAGACCTCATGCTGATGAGATTGACGGAATGCCTTTAATTCATACAAGATACATACCTCTCGATAACATTGCCAATAGGTTTGTTAAAAGACTAACTGATATTGTTCTTGCTACTTTTTTTATTATAGTAACCTCACCTGTAATGATAACTGTAGCAATATTAATAAAGCTTTCTTCCCCAGGGCCAGTTATCTTTAGACAGGAAAGGGTAGGAGTAAACAATAAAAACTTTGTTATGTACAAGTTTCGTTCCATGAAGGTTCAAACTGATGAGGAATCTGATACTGTATGGACTACCAAGGATGACCCAAGAAAGACAAGAATTGGTGATTTTATTAGAAAGACAAGCCTTGATGAATTGCCCCAGTTTTTTAATGTTTTATTTGGTACCATGAGCATGATTGGCCCCAGACCTGAAAGGCCTTACTTTGTAGAACAGTTCAAAGAGAAAATACCAAAATACATGATTAAGCATCAGGTTAGGCCTGGTATAACAGGCTGGGCACAGGTTAATGGTTGGAGGGGAGATACCTCTATAGAGGAAAGAATCAAATGTGATATATATTATATAGAGAATTGGTCCTTGGCATTAGATATCAAGATTATTATAATGACTGTTTTTAAAGGCCTGATAAACAAGAATGCATATTAA
- a CDS encoding glycosyltransferase family 2 protein, with the protein MNLSIIIVNYNTKNLTIDCLHSIYRNPPIGYNFEVFVVDNASTDGSPEAIAREFPQAQLITNKENLGFAAANNQAIKVARGTYILLLNSDTIVVNSCLQVMLDFMEGHPEVGAAGCKVVLPDGNLDKACKRSFPTPENSFYHAVGLAKLFPSSKKFGAYNCTYLDEDKVNEVDCLVGAFMMVRREVIGQVGMLDEKYFMYGEDIDWCYRIKKAGWKIVYYPKAKIIHYKGASSKKKKWKTVYEFHRAMFLFFNDHYKEKYNFIVRALVYGGISFKFLLAVVKNITAGFFGAKGEADNDQRKSSYPQ; encoded by the coding sequence ATGAATCTTTCAATAATAATCGTCAACTACAACACAAAAAACTTAACTATAGACTGCTTACATTCCATCTACAGGAACCCACCAATAGGGTATAATTTTGAAGTCTTTGTTGTAGACAATGCCTCTACAGATGGTTCTCCTGAAGCTATTGCCAGGGAGTTTCCCCAGGCTCAACTTATAACTAACAAGGAAAATCTAGGTTTTGCTGCTGCCAACAACCAGGCAATAAAAGTAGCTAGGGGTACATATATTCTGTTGCTGAACTCTGACACAATTGTTGTTAATAGCTGCTTACAGGTAATGCTTGATTTCATGGAAGGTCATCCTGAGGTAGGGGCTGCAGGGTGCAAGGTAGTATTGCCTGATGGAAACCTGGACAAGGCCTGCAAGAGGAGCTTTCCCACACCAGAGAATTCATTTTACCATGCGGTTGGATTAGCAAAGCTCTTTCCAAGCAGTAAAAAATTTGGAGCATATAACTGTACTTACCTAGACGAGGACAAGGTTAATGAGGTGGACTGTCTGGTTGGTGCTTTCATGATGGTCCGCAGGGAAGTAATTGGGCAGGTAGGCATGCTTGATGAGAAATACTTCATGTACGGTGAAGATATAGATTGGTGCTATAGGATTAAAAAGGCTGGCTGGAAAATAGTCTATTATCCTAAAGCTAAGATAATACACTATAAAGGTGCCAGCAGCAAAAAGAAAAAATGGAAGACAGTCTATGAGTTTCATCGAGCCATGTTTCTTTTTTTTAATGACCATTACAAGGAGAAATATAACTTTATTGTAAGGGCTTTAGTTTATGGGGGAATAAGTTTTAAATTCTTACTTGCTGTAGTGAAAAATATTACAGCTGGTTTTTTTGGTGCTAAAGGAGAGGCAGACAATGATCAAAGAAAATCAAGCTATCCTCAATAG
- a CDS encoding NAD-dependent epimerase/dehydratase family protein codes for MWDNHVINLPQYTLYRGDIRDGNLLKHIFNDHNITSVIHLAAMAGVRNSLEDPLEYIDVDIKGTVNLLEASRKNKIKRFIFASSSSVYGINQEVPFTEQDRVDLQISPYAAAKRAGELYCGTYNHLYGMSISCLRFFTVYGPRQRPEMAIHLFTDKIYKGEEIPVFGDGTSRRDYTYIDDIVNGVLQALVLEYDFEIFNLGNSYTISLQEIIVNIENALGKRAKIKRLANQKGDVPVTFADISHSKKRLNYNPSIDIYLGIKKFVNWYLEKQA; via the coding sequence TTGTGGGACAATCATGTTATAAATTTACCACAATATACCTTATATAGGGGAGATATCCGTGATGGTAATCTCCTAAAGCATATTTTTAATGACCATAATATCACAAGTGTTATCCACCTAGCGGCAATGGCAGGAGTACGCAACTCATTAGAAGACCCGCTTGAATATATAGATGTTGATATAAAAGGAACTGTCAATCTTCTAGAAGCATCAAGAAAAAATAAAATAAAAAGGTTTATATTTGCCTCCTCTTCTTCAGTTTATGGTATAAACCAAGAAGTCCCATTTACTGAACAGGATAGGGTTGATTTGCAAATATCACCTTATGCGGCTGCCAAAAGAGCCGGAGAATTGTACTGTGGTACATACAATCATTTATATGGAATGTCCATTAGTTGTTTAAGATTTTTTACTGTATACGGTCCTCGTCAAAGGCCTGAGATGGCTATTCATCTGTTCACAGATAAGATATACAAAGGTGAAGAAATACCTGTTTTTGGAGATGGTACAAGTAGAAGGGATTATACTTATATAGATGACATTGTTAATGGAGTATTGCAAGCATTAGTTTTAGAATATGATTTTGAAATATTTAATCTTGGCAATTCATATACGATATCGCTGCAAGAAATAATTGTTAATATCGAAAATGCTTTAGGGAAAAGGGCAAAGATAAAAAGGTTGGCGAATCAAAAAGGAGATGTTCCTGTAACATTTGCAGACATTTCCCATTCTAAAAAAAGACTAAATTATAATCCAAGCATAGATATATATTTAGGTATAAAAAAATTCGTTAATTGGTATTTAGAAAAACAAGCTTAA
- a CDS encoding transposase — MFCRNNSQQITMMDPINTMPQYLKKILLKSWAHTFQEYIFPNIKEERFAVLYSDNHATRPNTPVNIIIGLLILKEIFGLTDEDLIGSLHFDTRFQYALRTTSFEQQPVSINTLTNFRTRLYNYEKETGIDLIKQEVEEQAEIIAKYLEIDNKKVRMDSFMVSSSCKKLSRIELVYSVNARFVKLLNKVAGDAIAEEYKAYLESGHKNETIYRTRDIESESKLEFLLKQAQGLHQAGSHIGETVTQTEEYQLLTRMLKEQLTQDETGKSIPKAGKEIAPDSLQNPTDPDATYRKKYGKNTGYVANVAESFNEKNSIITSYDLKPNTYSDSKFADDTISKLEETSSEKIQLIVDGAYYKQEKAENAASKGIELIPGELVGRKPATDKLSYSSFSIDEDKNVVNRCPNNQEPIEAYYDEKGKSYTAKFSKEQCQDCPHKDKCPMKEQKKDNVVRFSAKRYNTDLQRAKMDDAEYNKLVSQRAGVEGIPSVFRRKYQVDYMPVRGLVRSKFWFGFKVAAYNIKKLINRVSGLGLTSLSNLCSVHFKVFLPKGKWNFCSIRIA; from the coding sequence ATGTTTTGCAGGAATAATTCACAACAGATTACAATGATGGACCCAATAAATACAATGCCCCAATACCTTAAGAAAATATTACTAAAAAGCTGGGCCCATACATTCCAAGAATATATATTTCCTAACATAAAAGAAGAACGGTTTGCTGTATTATACAGCGATAACCATGCTACCAGACCAAACACACCAGTAAATATCATTATAGGATTATTGATCCTAAAAGAGATATTTGGACTAACCGATGAGGACCTAATAGGCTCACTACATTTTGACACCAGATTTCAATATGCATTAAGAACCACTAGCTTTGAACAACAGCCTGTTTCAATTAACACCTTAACTAACTTTAGGACTAGATTATATAACTACGAAAAGGAAACCGGCATTGACTTAATAAAGCAGGAAGTAGAAGAACAGGCTGAAATTATAGCTAAATATCTTGAAATAGATAACAAAAAAGTACGAATGGACTCATTTATGGTTAGCTCATCCTGTAAAAAGCTAAGCCGCATAGAACTAGTTTATTCAGTAAATGCCAGATTTGTAAAGCTCTTAAACAAAGTAGCTGGTGATGCTATTGCAGAAGAATATAAAGCTTACCTAGAAAGCGGTCATAAGAACGAAACAATTTATCGAACAAGAGATATTGAGTCAGAAAGCAAGCTAGAATTTCTTTTAAAACAAGCCCAAGGATTACATCAAGCTGGCTCACACATTGGTGAAACTGTTACACAAACAGAAGAATATCAATTACTCACCAGGATGCTTAAAGAACAATTAACCCAAGATGAAACAGGAAAATCTATTCCCAAAGCAGGAAAAGAAATAGCACCAGACAGCCTACAAAATCCAACAGACCCAGACGCCACATACCGCAAAAAATATGGGAAAAACACAGGATATGTGGCAAATGTAGCAGAGAGCTTTAACGAAAAAAACAGTATAATAACCTCATACGACCTAAAACCAAATACCTATAGTGACTCTAAGTTTGCAGATGATACCATTTCTAAGCTAGAAGAAACAAGTTCAGAAAAAATACAATTGATAGTAGATGGCGCCTATTATAAACAAGAAAAAGCAGAAAACGCAGCATCTAAAGGCATTGAGCTAATCCCAGGCGAGCTAGTTGGTAGAAAACCAGCAACAGACAAACTAAGTTACAGCAGCTTTAGCATTGATGAAGATAAAAATGTAGTAAATAGATGCCCTAACAATCAGGAACCAATTGAAGCTTATTATGATGAAAAAGGCAAATCATATACAGCAAAATTTAGTAAAGAGCAATGTCAAGACTGTCCACATAAGGACAAGTGTCCTATGAAAGAGCAGAAAAAAGATAATGTAGTTAGATTTAGTGCTAAGAGATACAATACTGATTTACAACGTGCAAAAATGGATGACGCTGAATACAATAAGCTTGTAAGCCAAAGAGCAGGAGTCGAGGGTATCCCTTCTGTATTTAGAAGAAAATACCAGGTAGATTATATGCCTGTTAGGGGATTAGTGCGCTCAAAATTCTGGTTTGGCTTTAAAGTTGCAGCCTACAATATCAAAAAGCTGATAAATAGAGTTTCAGGCTTAGGCTTAACTTCTTTATCTAATCTTTGCTCAGTTCATTTTAAGGTGTTTTTGCCAAAAGGCAAATGGAATTTTTGTTCAATAAGAATTGCTTAA
- a CDS encoding NAD-dependent epimerase/dehydratase family protein: MREVLVTGGAGFIGSHVCERLITKGYYVINLDNFNNYYDPQIKEDNIKNVMVKPH, translated from the coding sequence ATGAGAGAGGTTTTAGTTACTGGAGGGGCAGGTTTTATTGGTTCTCATGTATGTGAACGACTTATTACTAAAGGATATTATGTAATAAACCTTGACAATTTTAATAATTACTATGATCCACAGATAAAAGAAGACAATATAAAAAATGTTATGGTTAAACCACATTAA
- a CDS encoding glycosyltransferase family 2 protein, whose amino-acid sequence MHKTDYFLVLNPDVLVTPMFIKELLISIEKDSSIGMVCGKLLRCTEGGKPTNIIDSTGLVLTKNRRAFDRGQGKVDIGQFDKCEYVFGCCGAAVLYRKTMLEDIKVYDEFFDNDFFAYKEDVDLSWRAQLNGWKAFYNYRAIGYHARGWKKGQRNIISRSVQIHSYKNRYLMLIKNEILINFLIHLPYILLYELCAIFYLSFKSPYLIKGWIQIKKLLPSMLKKRKIIQNNKKLTAKQFRDLIS is encoded by the coding sequence TTGCATAAAACGGACTACTTTTTAGTATTGAATCCTGATGTATTGGTTACCCCTATGTTTATAAAAGAACTTTTAATTTCAATTGAGAAAGATTCTTCAATCGGGATGGTTTGTGGTAAATTACTAAGATGTACTGAGGGTGGCAAACCTACCAACATTATAGATTCAACTGGGCTTGTATTAACAAAAAACCGAAGAGCTTTTGACCGTGGTCAGGGAAAAGTTGATATTGGGCAGTTTGACAAATGTGAATATGTTTTTGGATGTTGTGGGGCAGCGGTACTTTATCGTAAAACAATGCTAGAAGATATTAAGGTTTATGATGAGTTTTTTGATAACGATTTTTTTGCTTATAAAGAGGATGTTGACTTATCATGGCGTGCACAATTAAATGGATGGAAGGCTTTCTATAATTATAGAGCGATAGGTTACCATGCTAGGGGTTGGAAAAAGGGACAAAGAAATATAATTTCCAGGTCAGTTCAAATTCATTCTTATAAGAACAGGTATTTAATGCTAATAAAAAATGAAATACTGATTAATTTTTTAATTCATCTTCCATATATATTGCTATATGAGCTTTGTGCCATTTTTTATTTGAGCTTTAAAAGCCCATATTTAATAAAAGGATGGATACAGATAAAGAAACTATTGCCTAGTATGCTTAAGAAAAGAAAAATCATTCAAAATAACAAAAAGCTTACCGCAAAACAATTCCGTGATCTAATAAGCTAA
- the istB gene encoding IS21-like element helper ATPase IstB: MLTSDIAACCKELRLSRNIAEMSEKIQAQCNQEYLLKLLKSELEYRDRIRKDKLLKSAGFYSIKPFEGFKFDEVKLPEAVTPDYLKNCEFLNTNTNLVMYGNVGTGKTYLSIALGVEACKKGIKTKFFRTAALVNKLSEAKKNGTLTTFMKQISKAELLICDEWGYVPLDRTGAQLLFEVVSECYEKKSLIINTNIEFSRWVNVFYDEQMTGAILDRVLHHCHLLLFPGPSNRMRESSLT; this comes from the coding sequence ATGCTGACTAGTGACATTGCCGCATGTTGTAAAGAATTACGATTAAGTCGCAATATCGCAGAGATGTCTGAAAAAATACAGGCCCAGTGCAACCAGGAATACCTGCTTAAACTGCTTAAATCAGAGCTAGAATACCGTGATAGAATCAGAAAAGATAAACTCTTAAAGAGTGCTGGATTTTACTCAATAAAGCCATTTGAAGGCTTCAAATTTGATGAAGTCAAGCTGCCTGAAGCTGTAACACCTGATTACCTTAAAAACTGTGAATTTCTAAACACCAATACCAACCTAGTGATGTACGGTAATGTTGGTACCGGCAAAACTTATTTATCAATAGCTCTTGGAGTAGAGGCCTGCAAAAAGGGTATAAAAACAAAATTCTTCAGAACAGCGGCATTGGTAAACAAGCTTTCAGAAGCAAAGAAAAATGGGACTTTGACAACATTTATGAAACAAATATCAAAAGCAGAACTGCTTATTTGCGATGAATGGGGCTACGTTCCATTAGATCGGACAGGAGCACAGCTGCTGTTTGAAGTGGTCTCTGAGTGCTATGAAAAAAAGTCACTAATTATAAACACAAATATAGAATTCTCCAGATGGGTAAACGTTTTTTATGACGAACAGATGACTGGTGCCATCCTAGACAGAGTATTGCACCATTGCCACCTGCTATTGTTCCCAGGGCCTAGTAACCGAATGAGAGAGTCTTCATTAACATAG
- the istA gene encoding IS21 family transposase, which yields MTQIKYIRKLFHEEGKNVSQISKETGHDRKTVKYYLEKEDWNKEVPTASPVAQFPKLDPFKKHIDSWLLEDKKAKRKQRHTSQRVYDRLKDKYKENFNCSYRTVAGYVAQKKKEIFGKQAGYLPLEHIPGEAQVDFGDAEFYEKGKIYSGKYLNLSFPYSNKGYCQLFKGENQECLFEGLISIFTHIGGVPQRIWFDNASTMVTKVLKNGERNLTNDFMRFMEHYRFEAAFCNVDSGHEKGNVEGKVGYHRRNMLVPVPRFNCLAEFNKELLQKCENDAFREHYRKEGTIAQLHTEDREALLELPTVALDVSKYITVNTNGYGRFYLNNNLHEYSVSPKYANSKVLIRLTANEVIPMDESHRAVVRHERFYGNHKEQSMKWLPYLTQLSRFPGALKYTGIYQMLPESINNYLARCNKSDKGKVLQVIARLTEKSGFDSAVETVAGALQYEVTDTDSLLSLHNRIHGNVIELEPIRVTGSIPELTPSTPNLAAYDAGLKRQVINNAD from the coding sequence ATGACCCAAATAAAGTATATCAGAAAATTATTTCACGAGGAAGGAAAGAACGTCAGCCAGATATCGAAAGAAACAGGACATGACCGTAAGACAGTAAAATACTATCTTGAAAAAGAAGATTGGAACAAAGAAGTACCTACTGCATCACCAGTAGCTCAGTTCCCAAAACTTGACCCTTTTAAAAAACACATAGACTCTTGGCTTTTAGAAGATAAGAAAGCCAAGCGTAAGCAGCGTCATACCTCACAAAGGGTATATGACAGACTCAAAGACAAGTATAAGGAGAACTTCAACTGTTCCTACCGAACAGTAGCAGGCTATGTAGCCCAGAAGAAAAAAGAGATATTTGGTAAGCAGGCTGGATATTTACCGCTAGAGCATATTCCAGGAGAAGCACAAGTTGACTTTGGAGATGCAGAGTTTTATGAAAAAGGCAAGATCTACAGCGGTAAGTATTTAAACCTCTCCTTCCCATACAGCAACAAAGGATACTGCCAGTTATTTAAGGGAGAGAACCAGGAATGCCTGTTTGAAGGATTAATTAGCATATTTACGCATATAGGTGGTGTTCCCCAAAGAATTTGGTTTGACAATGCAAGCACCATGGTCACCAAAGTTCTGAAAAACGGAGAACGCAACCTGACAAATGATTTCATGAGATTCATGGAGCATTACAGATTTGAGGCAGCCTTTTGTAACGTAGATTCTGGGCATGAAAAAGGCAACGTTGAGGGCAAAGTTGGGTACCATCGTAGGAACATGTTAGTGCCAGTGCCACGGTTTAACTGCCTAGCTGAGTTTAACAAAGAGCTGCTGCAAAAATGTGAAAACGATGCCTTTAGAGAACATTACAGAAAAGAAGGTACCATAGCACAACTACATACTGAAGATAGAGAGGCTCTTCTTGAATTGCCAACAGTAGCACTAGATGTTAGTAAATATATAACAGTAAATACCAACGGATACGGTAGATTTTATCTTAACAATAATCTACATGAATACTCTGTATCCCCTAAATATGCTAACAGTAAGGTGTTAATAAGGCTCACAGCAAATGAAGTAATCCCAATGGATGAAAGCCATAGGGCAGTTGTTCGACATGAAAGGTTTTACGGCAACCACAAAGAGCAGAGTATGAAATGGCTGCCATATCTAACTCAACTATCTCGCTTTCCTGGGGCATTGAAATATACAGGCATATACCAGATGCTCCCCGAGTCTATTAATAATTACCTTGCTAGATGCAATAAAAGTGATAAAGGTAAAGTTTTACAGGTAATAGCTAGACTAACAGAAAAGAGTGGGTTTGACAGCGCAGTTGAAACAGTGGCGGGTGCACTACAGTACGAAGTAACAGATACCGACAGTCTTCTAAGCCTCCATAATCGTATTCATGGAAATGTCATTGAACTTGAGCCTATAAGGGTAACAGGAAGCATACCAGAACTTACCCCCTCCACCCCTAACTTAGCCGCTTACGATGCAGGCTTAAAAAGGCAGGTGATCAATAATGCTGACTAG
- a CDS encoding glycosyltransferase: protein MTYHITVIIVNYNQDSWLLKCIKALSFNNINYRVLIISNSTIEKQVYEHLAHIPNIEIITNDTNKGFAYANNQVFIA from the coding sequence ATGACTTATCATATAACAGTTATAATAGTAAATTATAATCAAGACTCTTGGTTATTGAAGTGTATAAAGGCCTTATCATTCAATAACATAAACTATAGAGTTCTAATAATAAGCAACAGCACCATAGAGAAACAGGTTTATGAACATTTGGCTCATATTCCTAACATCGAAATTATAACAAATGATACTAACAAAGGGTTTGCTTATGCTAACAATCAGGTATTTATTGCATAA